In a single window of the Lynx canadensis isolate LIC74 chromosome E2, mLynCan4.pri.v2, whole genome shotgun sequence genome:
- the LOC115502164 gene encoding izumo sperm-egg fusion protein 1-like, whose protein sequence is MGPQAALPVAALAGCLLRARSCVTCDPRVVAALDALEKEYLSTHLAPGRHRQVMERIRETVRDFRDLPYLEDTFMGVIDEATMETSVLSFLRSVRLIRNSAAADDSFEKEVSKILTREKATFQSYILRFQREDLCPNKCGTMLQRLMWCSNCVQDNYICRKSRDCGVRHINVHEKEDMILDCELNWHKLSQGLTYYSFYRVWGSNSETLLYKGKGPTLTKPLVRPEDAGNYRCELGIERSGPATVIHFQVTVLPQRIFGAITTQSPAIGTEAGELWGDLSPTLRPSECSNPKDVQTGLLIGLLLWSFLLLPLKRQDAERGAGSPPSYCRRGPPVLRAGAEAKAEHEQRV, encoded by the exons ATGGGTCCCCAAGCAGCCCTCCCGGTGGCGGCGCTAGCCGGCTGCCTGCTTCGGGCCCGGAGCTGTGTCACTTGTGATCCAAGGGTCGTGGCCGCGCTGGACGCCTTGGAAAAGGAATACCTGTCTACCCACCTCGCCCCCGGGCGTCACAGACAAGTGATGGAAAGGATAAGAGAAACCGTGAGGGATTTCCGGGACCTGCCATATTTAGAGGATACCTTTATGGGGGTTATCG aCGAGGCCACAATGGAAACGTCAGTCTTAAGTTTTCTGAGGAGTGTGAGACTTATCAGAAACAGTGCTGCAGCAG ATGACTCTTTCGAGAAGGAGGTCTCCAAGATATTGACTCGGGAAAAGGCAACCTTTCAGAGCTACATCCTTCGGTTCCAACGAGAGG ATTTATGTCCCAACAAATGTG GTACGATGTTGCAGCGTCTGATGTGGTGCAGTAATTGCGTCCAGGACAATTACATTTGTCGAAAGTCCAGAGATTGCGGGG TTCGCCACATCAACGTCCATGAAAAGGAAGACATGATCCTGGACTGTGAGCTCAACTGGCATAAGTTATCTCAAGGCCTGACCTATTACAGCTTTTACAGG GTTTGGGGGAGCAATTCTGAGACCTTGTTGTACAAGGGGAAAGGGCCCACCCTGACCAAGCCCCTCGTGAGGCCAGAGGATGCGGGTAACTACCGCTGCGAGTTGGGCATTGAGCGATCCGGCCCAGCCACGGTCATCCATTTTCAAGTCACAG TGTTGCCTCAAAGGATCTTTGGGGCGATAAC AACACAGTCCCCAGCCATTGGAACCGAGGCTGGGGAACTCTGGGGCGACCTTTCCCCAACCCTCCGGCCCTCCGAGTGTTCAAACCCCAAGGACGTGCAGACAGGCCTTCTGATAGGGCTGCTGCTCTGGTCCTTTTTGCTGCTACCACTGAAGAGGCAGGACGCGGAGAGAGGGGCGGGGTCTCCACCTTCCTACTGCAGGAGAGgccct CCAGTGCTGCGAGCCGGGGCAGAGGCAAAGGCTGAACATGAACAGCGGGTTTAG